The stretch of DNA CCAGCACCGCAGAGGCGCGCCCTTGGAAGCGCTGCGGACGTCCCCCTCTCCCGAGGACAACGGTCTCCGCCCCGCGCCGGGTCTCGACCCGGGCGCTCCCGCCTGGCCGCGCGCCGCCGCCGGTGCTCTCGCGCACCGCACTCCCCCGTGGGCCCGGCTCGCCTCCGCGCGCGGCCCCGCGATCCCCAGCGTTCCCGTGGCGGGCCGGCCCTCCGGCGTCCGCCGGACGCGGCGGGTGGCTCCCGCCACTTCTCCCTACCCGCAGGAGGTACCTCATGGACCAGGAGACCCCTCGCACGCAGGCTAACCCCGGCGCGCAGCAGCCCGGCGGACCTTCCCCCGTACAGTACGTGCCCGCTCCCGTCACCGGCCAGCCCGACCTGGTGAAGCGCGGGATCGCGCTGTTCATCGACTGCGTGATCGCAGGCGTGGCATACGGCGCCTTCGTCTTCGTCGGGATCATCGCGGCGTTCGCCTCGGGATTCGTGAGCAGCCTGATCGTCTCGGTGGGTGCAGCGGCCGCCGCCGCCGTCATCCTCCTGCGCGACGTCGCGCTGCAGGGCCGCTCGCCGGGCAAGAAGGTGCTGGGGCTGGCCGTGGTGACCAGCAGCGGCGGCCCGATCACGGCCACCGAGTCGATCAAGCGCAACCTGCCCCTCGCCGTCGGCTTTGCGGGCGGCGCGCTGGGCTTCGTCCCGATCCTGGGGGCGTTCGTCGGGTTCGCGGCCAGCCTGGCGCAGCTCGGGCTCTTCGTGTACGAGATCTACCTGATCGCGAACAACCAGCAGCGCCTGGGCGACCAGCTCGCCGGCACGCAGGTGGTCTTCCAGGGCCAGCCGGCCATCGCCCTCTGATCGCTCTCCGAAGACGGTCTGCGGAAGCGCAGCGGGGCCGCGCCCACGCCGGGAGCGGCCCCGCTCTTCTTTCCGCATCGCCCCTGTCCTACCCGACCTCCTCCCCGCCCAGCGCGCGCTGGCGGGCGCGGGCCTCGCGGTAGGCGCGGCGGAACACCCGCCAGAGCGGCTCGCGCGGCGGCGCCGGCTCGTCGCCCTCGGGGAGCACCTCCACCAGCGGCATGTCGTCGCTGCCGGGGACGATGCGGTACTCGGCGTCGACCACGGGCCCGTCGATCTCCCGCGCCCCGCAGTCCGCCCCGCCCCGCTCCAGCGAGCGGCGCAGCTCGTCCACCAGCGTGCCGGCGAAGGTGCCGCCCGCGCCCAGCACCACCCAGAGCGGCACGCCCACCGCCCCGCCGAGCGCCGCGATCCCCGCCCCCTGCCCGCCGACCGCCGCCGCCGCGAGCCCCGCGGCGCCGATCCCCAGCCGCGCGGCCCAGGTGCGGTCCCGCCAGGCCAGGTCGTACAGCAGCCGCCCGGTGACGCGGACCATCGGCGCCAGGACGCGCCCCGTCTCCTCCAGCCGCACGGCCAGGATCGCCTTGCGCAGCGCGGACGCCTCCGTCCGGCGGATGCTGATCAGCGCCTCGGCCCATGCGGCAAGCGCCCGGCGGTCGGCCTCGGGGAGCCGGCAGGCGGCGCGGACGAGCGTCTGCTCGGCCTCGGACGGCGCGGGGGTCGCCCGCGGCGCCGTCTCGCCGCCCGGCGGCGGGGTGGGGTGGGGCGCGTCCATGGCTCGCCTCCGGAAAAGGGATCGCCGTCACCGACGTACGAGAGATGGTAATCGGAAGATCCGGTGTCCGGGAAGCCTCTTCTACCAACTCGCTTAGGGTCGTTCGGGATCAAGATCCATAACTGAACGTCTCACACGGAGGAAACGGAGTTAACGGAGAACTACGGGGGTTCTCTGCTGACTCCGTTGACTCCGTTGACTCCGTTGACTCCGTTGACTCCGTGTGAGGCTTTTCGTCGGAAGTGCGTCGGGAGGGAAGATCAGGCGCCGCCGACCTCGCGGCGCCAGAGGGCGTCGGCGACGTGGTCCACGCCCTCCTTCAGGTGGCGGCGGAAGGAGCTGAAGGAGATGTACAGGCGCTGGGCGGCGCGCTCCTGGCTGGGGGCGGGCTCGAAGCAGGCGTGGTGCAGCGCGTCGTAGAACTTCCGGAGCTTCGGCGCCTCGCGCAGCGGCTCGGCGGCCTCGCGCAGGAGCGCCTGCAGCGCGCCCACCCGCTCGGCCTCGGACGACTCCGCGCCCGCGCGCTCCACCACGATCCGCGAGCGCAGCAGCGGGCTGGAGCGCAGCTCGCGCGGCTTCGCGTAGCACTTGAGCGCCTCGTGCACCGCGTCGGCGAACTCGCGCTCGCCCAGCACCGCCACGCGCTCCCGGGGCGAGGGCGCGGCCGGCGCGGCCTCGCCCTCGGGCGGCGCCAGGCCGGTCTCGCGCTTCGCCAGGATGTCCAGCCAGATCATCGGCGGCACGGCGCGCCAGTCGTGGCAGAAGACGGTGTAGCGGCGCCCGCCCACCTCGAAGTCGCCGCCGGGGACGGTGAAGAGGTCCACGTAGGCGAAGAACGGCGTCCAGAACTCCGCGTCGGCCAGGGGGAAGAAGGAATAGGCCAGCCCCGGCGTGGTCAGGTAGTGCTGCGCGGCCTTCAGGAACACCAGGCTCTGGATGGCGGAGACCGACTGGTACCCGTCGGCCGCCATCCAGAAGCGGAAGTAGGTGGCCCGCTCGCCGCGGCGCAGCGGCGCCGCCCGGCGCAGGTGGCCGAGCGCCGCGCGGACGGCGGGGTCGGGCGCCGCGTCCTCGTCCGTCACCTCCTCCAGCCGCAGCATGCTCATGAAGCCCGCCGCCTCCTGGTGCGTGCCGCGGAACACCAGCACCCCCTCGGGCTGGCGGGCGAACCAGTGCTCCGCCAGCCGCGCCGACTCCTCGCCCTCGTGGCGCGCCACCATCTCGCCGAGCGCCGCCCAGTCCTCGCGCCGCGGGGGGTACGGCACCGTGGTGCCCGTCTCGGCCCAGTCGATGAACGGCTTGACGACGGGGTTGTCGCGGTGGAGGTACATGTAGTCGGCCAGCACCCGCTGCTGCTCGCCGCCGCGCGTCTCGGCCAGGCGGCGGGCGTAGTAGGCGCGCGCCCGGGCGTGCAGCTCGGCGAAGCGCTCGGGGTTGCGCCAGCGCAGGTCGGCCGAGAGGGCGTCGCGCGCCAGGTCGTGCGGGAAGAGCCCCAGCGGCCCCGAGTCCACGAACGAGAGCGAGCGCAGCCACTCGAAGTGCTCGTGCGCGTCGTCCACGCCCAGCACCTCGGCCAGGAGCGGCTCGGCCACCGCCTTGAGCAGCGCGCACGCCTCCAGCGCGGTGCGGTGCTCGGGGCTCGGCACCTTCTGCACGAAGCGCTCGAGGAGGACGCGGATCACGTCGGGCGCCTCGCCGGGCTGGAACGCCTGCCCGGGGCGCTGCTCCAGCACGTCGGCCACCAGGGTCAGCGCCAGCGGGTGCCCGTGGGTGAAGTCGAGCACCGCCTGGTGCTGCTCGGGCGGCACCTCGCGCCGCTCCAGGTACGCGCGCACCTCGCCCGGGCCCAGGTTGCGCAGGTTCACCGTGCGCACCAGCGACTGCCACTCGGTGCGCCACGCCGGCGCCGGGGCCTCGCGCCCGGCGAAGACGGTGATCACCTGCTCGGGGAGCTGCGGGAGGAGCTCCTCGCGCAGCCACTGGTCCAGCGGGCGCAGCA from Longimicrobium sp. encodes:
- a CDS encoding RDD family protein; protein product: MDQETPRTQANPGAQQPGGPSPVQYVPAPVTGQPDLVKRGIALFIDCVIAGVAYGAFVFVGIIAAFASGFVSSLIVSVGAAAAAAVILLRDVALQGRSPGKKVLGLAVVTSSGGPITATESIKRNLPLAVGFAGGALGFVPILGAFVGFAASLAQLGLFVYEIYLIANNQQRLGDQLAGTQVVFQGQPAIAL
- a CDS encoding AAA family ATPase, whose product is MSSRLADRLSALRRRRFVGREDERTLFRAALSAPQPPFNVLHVCGPGGVGKTTLLREFLAACEQERIPAWYLDARNVEPAPDAFLGALGQAMGAPAEVPPVDAVAARPGKQVILVDTYELLRPLDQWLREELLPQLPEQVITVFAGREAPAPAWRTEWQSLVRTVNLRNLGPGEVRAYLERREVPPEQHQAVLDFTHGHPLALTLVADVLEQRPGQAFQPGEAPDVIRVLLERFVQKVPSPEHRTALEACALLKAVAEPLLAEVLGVDDAHEHFEWLRSLSFVDSGPLGLFPHDLARDALSADLRWRNPERFAELHARARAYYARRLAETRGGEQQRVLADYMYLHRDNPVVKPFIDWAETGTTVPYPPRREDWAALGEMVARHEGEESARLAEHWFARQPEGVLVFRGTHQEAAGFMSMLRLEEVTDEDAAPDPAVRAALGHLRRAAPLRRGERATYFRFWMAADGYQSVSAIQSLVFLKAAQHYLTTPGLAYSFFPLADAEFWTPFFAYVDLFTVPGGDFEVGGRRYTVFCHDWRAVPPMIWLDILAKRETGLAPPEGEAAPAAPSPRERVAVLGEREFADAVHEALKCYAKPRELRSSPLLRSRIVVERAGAESSEAERVGALQALLREAAEPLREAPKLRKFYDALHHACFEPAPSQERAAQRLYISFSSFRRHLKEGVDHVADALWRREVGGA